A genomic segment from Cyanobium sp. NIES-981 encodes:
- a CDS encoding alpha-ketoglutarate-dependent dioxygenase AlkB: MEARQLPLFAADPAAAEPPAGSEPGAVRLERQALAEGEATALFQALQALPGWRQDTIRLYGRVHPVPRLHRWFADARQTYRWSGLVMRPEPFPEALQPLLQRLREASGVPFNTALANLYRDGQDSVAWHADDEPELGPRPVIASLSLGATRRFLMRSKADHGQRRSFELSHGSVLWMAGSTQEHWQHCLPRTTRPVGARINFTFRAMGRAMGG; the protein is encoded by the coding sequence ATGGAGGCACGCCAGCTCCCCCTGTTCGCCGCGGATCCAGCAGCGGCTGAGCCCCCGGCCGGGTCTGAGCCGGGTGCGGTGCGGCTGGAGCGTCAGGCGTTGGCCGAGGGCGAGGCCACGGCGCTGTTTCAGGCCCTCCAGGCGCTGCCGGGCTGGAGGCAGGACACGATCCGCCTCTACGGCCGCGTCCACCCCGTGCCGCGGCTGCACCGTTGGTTCGCCGACGCCCGCCAGACCTACCGGTGGTCGGGATTGGTGATGCGCCCCGAGCCGTTTCCGGAGGCGTTGCAACCGCTGCTGCAGCGGCTGCGGGAGGCCAGCGGCGTGCCCTTCAACACCGCCCTGGCCAACCTCTACCGCGATGGGCAGGATTCGGTGGCCTGGCACGCCGATGACGAGCCCGAACTCGGCCCCCGGCCGGTGATCGCCAGCCTGAGCCTGGGGGCAACGCGGCGGTTTCTGATGCGCAGCAAGGCCGATCACGGCCAACGGCGATCGTTCGAGCTCAGCCATGGTTCGGTGCTGTGGATGGCGGGCTCCACCCAGGAGCACTGGCAGCACTGCCTTCCGAGAACCACACGCCCGGTGGGTGCCCGGATCAACTTCACCTTCCGCGCCATGGGCCGCGCCATGGGCGGCTGA
- a CDS encoding arylsulfatase — MPNGKPNILILWGDDIGQSNLSCYSDGLMGYQTPNIDRVAKEGGRFIHYYAEQSCTAGRAAFISGQSVFRTGLSKVGLPGAELGYRTEDPTIAGLLKPLGYRTGQFGKNHFGDRDEHLPTNNGFDEFFGNLYHLNAEEEPELRDYPQPEDFPNFRKNYGPRGVLHSWANPDGTQRIENTGPLTKKRMETADEEFMKEAKRFIRDAVASGEPFFVWFNTTHMHFRTHARPQDLGQSGRWQSEYHDVMIYHDECIGEMLNLLDELGVTDDTIVMYSTDNGPHMNSWPDAGMTPFRNEKNSNWEGAYRVPALIRWPGRIAPGTLFTEIVSHLDWLPTLLAAAGEPEIKEKLKAGHQAGSRHYHVHLDGYNMLDYWTGKTDKSPRVEFFYFSDDGDLTALRYDNWKMVFMEQRATGTLQIWAEPFVTLRVPKIFNLKTDPYERADITSNTYWDWILDHVFLLVPAQAYVAQFLATFQEFPPRQKAASFSLADVMEKMTSTTGLS, encoded by the coding sequence ATGCCCAACGGCAAGCCCAATATCTTGATCCTCTGGGGCGATGACATCGGCCAGAGCAACCTCAGCTGCTACAGCGACGGCCTGATGGGGTACCAGACCCCCAACATCGACCGGGTCGCCAAGGAGGGCGGCCGCTTCATCCACTACTACGCCGAGCAGAGCTGCACCGCCGGCCGCGCCGCCTTCATCTCCGGCCAGAGCGTGTTCCGCACGGGCCTCAGCAAGGTGGGCCTGCCCGGCGCTGAGCTGGGCTACCGCACCGAGGACCCCACCATCGCCGGCTTGCTCAAGCCGCTGGGTTACCGCACCGGCCAGTTCGGCAAGAACCACTTCGGCGACCGGGACGAGCACCTGCCCACCAACAACGGCTTCGACGAGTTCTTCGGCAACCTCTATCACCTCAATGCGGAGGAGGAGCCGGAACTGCGCGATTATCCCCAGCCTGAGGACTTCCCGAATTTCCGCAAGAACTACGGCCCCCGTGGCGTGCTGCACTCCTGGGCCAACCCGGATGGCACCCAGCGGATCGAGAACACCGGCCCGCTCACCAAGAAGCGGATGGAGACGGCCGATGAGGAGTTCATGAAGGAGGCCAAGCGGTTCATCCGCGATGCGGTGGCCTCCGGCGAGCCCTTCTTCGTGTGGTTCAACACCACCCACATGCACTTCCGCACCCACGCCCGTCCCCAGGATCTGGGCCAGTCGGGGCGCTGGCAGTCGGAATACCACGACGTGATGATCTACCACGACGAGTGCATCGGCGAGATGCTCAACCTGCTCGATGAGCTGGGCGTCACCGACGACACGATCGTGATGTACAGCACCGACAACGGGCCCCACATGAACAGCTGGCCCGATGCCGGCATGACCCCGTTCCGCAACGAGAAGAACTCCAACTGGGAGGGGGCCTACCGCGTGCCGGCCCTGATCCGCTGGCCCGGCAGGATCGCCCCCGGCACACTGTTCACCGAGATCGTGAGCCACCTCGACTGGCTGCCCACCCTGTTGGCCGCGGCCGGTGAGCCCGAGATCAAGGAGAAGCTCAAGGCCGGCCACCAGGCGGGCAGCCGGCACTACCACGTGCATCTCGACGGCTACAACATGCTCGATTACTGGACGGGCAAGACCGACAAGAGCCCGCGGGTGGAGTTCTTCTACTTCTCCGACGACGGCGACCTCACGGCCCTTCGTTACGACAACTGGAAGATGGTGTTCATGGAGCAACGGGCCACCGGCACCCTGCAGATCTGGGCGGAACCCTTCGTGACCTTGCGGGTGCCGAAGATCTTCAACCTCAAGACCGACCCCTACGAGCGGGCTGACATCACCTCCAACACATACTGGGACTGGATCCTCGACCACGTGTTCCTGCTGGTGCCGGCCCAGGCCTATGTGGCCCAGTTCCTGGCCACCTTCCAGGAATTCCCGCCGCGCCAGAAGGCCGCCAGTTTCTCCCTCGCGGACGTGATGGAGAAGATGACCAGCACCACGGGGCTCTCCTGA
- a CDS encoding SulP family inorganic anion transporter: MSFLRLPRLPAWVCAYRSDWLQPDVLAGLTTAAVVLPKAMAFATIAGLPVQVGLTTALVPMLVYALLGTSRPLSVSSTTTLAILVGSELDRVSSGAAPGQVLATSALLSLLVGAMLIGAAVLRLGFLASFISESVLVGFKSGIGLVIVVDQLPKLLGVSIEKAGFFRDLAAVAARIPAASLATVALSALLVALLIGLQRRWPQLPAPLLVVAAAVVVSAGLGLAQHGVAVIGAVPAGLPSFALPPLARTAQLWPAAVGIAVMSFTESAAAARAFRAPQEPPPDANRELLALGAANAVGACFGAMAAGGGTSQTAVNRQAGARTQLAALVTAATALATLLVLAPLIAALPQAALAVVVVVYAVPMITPAEFLAIRRVRHVEFRWALVAFLGVVLLGTLKGILVAVILSLVALVQQEIHPPVYAIGRKPGTSVFRPLSPRHPDDETWPGLLLVRAEGRLFFANAEGVAARIRALIEQHRPRVLVLDASALIDLEYTALKALTQAEDQLRQQGIELWLAGLNPAVLAVVRRSELGQRLGRARMRRNVERAVRRYLEDASPSSDPSHA, encoded by the coding sequence GTGTCTTTCCTGCGTCTCCCTCGCCTGCCTGCCTGGGTGTGTGCCTACCGGAGTGACTGGCTGCAGCCCGATGTGCTGGCCGGGCTCACCACGGCGGCCGTGGTGCTGCCCAAGGCGATGGCCTTCGCCACCATTGCCGGCCTGCCGGTGCAGGTGGGCCTCACCACGGCCCTGGTGCCGATGCTGGTGTACGCCCTGCTCGGCACCTCCAGGCCCCTGAGCGTGAGCAGCACCACCACCCTGGCGATCCTGGTGGGCAGCGAACTGGATCGGGTCTCCAGTGGAGCCGCCCCGGGCCAGGTCCTGGCCACCAGTGCGCTGCTCTCCCTGCTGGTGGGAGCCATGCTGATCGGCGCCGCGGTGCTGCGGCTCGGCTTTCTGGCCAGCTTCATCTCCGAGTCGGTGCTGGTGGGGTTCAAATCCGGCATCGGGCTGGTGATCGTGGTGGACCAGCTGCCCAAGCTGCTCGGCGTGTCGATCGAAAAGGCCGGCTTCTTCCGCGATCTGGCGGCCGTGGCGGCGCGCATCCCCGCGGCGTCCCTGGCCACGGTGGCCCTCTCGGCCCTGCTGGTGGCGCTGCTGATCGGCCTGCAGCGCCGCTGGCCCCAGCTGCCGGCGCCCCTGCTGGTGGTGGCCGCGGCGGTGGTGGTCAGTGCCGGCCTGGGCCTGGCGCAGCACGGCGTGGCGGTGATCGGCGCGGTGCCGGCGGGGCTGCCCTCGTTCGCTCTGCCCCCGCTCGCCCGCACCGCTCAGCTGTGGCCCGCCGCCGTGGGCATCGCCGTGATGAGCTTCACGGAGAGCGCCGCCGCCGCCCGGGCCTTCCGCGCTCCCCAGGAGCCACCACCGGATGCGAACCGGGAGCTGCTGGCCCTGGGGGCGGCCAATGCCGTGGGGGCCTGCTTCGGGGCCATGGCAGCCGGTGGGGGCACCTCCCAGACGGCGGTGAACCGCCAGGCGGGCGCCCGTACCCAGCTGGCGGCCCTGGTCACGGCGGCCACCGCCCTGGCCACCCTGCTGGTGCTGGCGCCGCTGATCGCCGCCCTGCCCCAGGCCGCCCTGGCGGTGGTGGTGGTGGTCTACGCCGTGCCGATGATCACGCCGGCCGAGTTCCTGGCGATCCGCCGGGTGCGGCACGTGGAATTCCGCTGGGCCCTGGTGGCCTTCCTGGGGGTGGTGCTGCTCGGCACTCTCAAGGGAATCCTGGTGGCGGTGATCCTCTCGCTGGTGGCCCTGGTGCAGCAGGAGATCCATCCGCCCGTGTATGCCATCGGCCGCAAGCCGGGCACCAGCGTGTTCCGCCCGCTCTCGCCGCGCCATCCCGATGACGAAACCTGGCCCGGCCTGCTGCTGGTGCGGGCGGAGGGGCGCCTGTTTTTCGCCAATGCCGAGGGTGTGGCCGCCCGGATCCGCGCCCTGATCGAGCAGCACAGGCCCCGGGTGCTGGTGCTCGATGCCAGTGCCCTGATCGACCTGGAGTACACCGCCCTCAAGGCCCTCACCCAGGCCGAGGATCAGCTGCGCCAGCAGGGCATCGAGCTGTGGCTGGCCGGCCTCAACCCCGCGGTGCTGGCGGTGGTGCGCCGCTCGGAACTGGGCCAGCGGCTGGGCCGGGCACGGATGCGGCGCAATGTGGAGCGGGCGGTGCGGCGCTACCTGGAGGACGCCAGCCCGTCATCAGACCCCTCCCACGCTTGA
- a CDS encoding Fur family transcriptional regulator, which produces MTAATTSDGLRTSLHDRGQRLTPQRQRVLALFERIGEGTHLSAEEVHQRLLKAQERVSLATVYRTLRLLSSMGLLQELELPEGGRRFELAGDTHRDHHHLVCVRCGRTEEFENTAVLAAGEDAAAAHAFRLLECVLTVRALCPRCAESA; this is translated from the coding sequence GTGACCGCGGCCACCACCAGCGACGGCCTGCGCACCAGCCTGCATGACCGCGGGCAGCGCCTCACGCCCCAGCGCCAGCGGGTGCTGGCCCTGTTCGAGCGCATCGGCGAAGGCACCCACCTCAGCGCCGAAGAGGTGCACCAGCGGCTGCTGAAGGCCCAGGAGCGGGTGTCCCTGGCCACGGTGTACCGCACGCTGCGGCTGCTCAGCTCGATGGGGCTGCTCCAGGAGCTGGAACTGCCGGAGGGCGGCCGCCGTTTCGAGCTGGCCGGCGACACCCACCGGGATCACCACCACCTGGTGTGCGTGCGCTGCGGCCGCACCGAGGAGTTCGAGAACACGGCCGTGCTGGCGGCCGGGGAGGATGCCGCTGCGGCCCACGCCTTCCGGCTGCTGGAGTGCGTGCTCACCGTGCGGGCCCTCTGCCCGCGCTGCGCCGAGAGCGCCTGA
- a CDS encoding NAD(P)-dependent oxidoreductase, translating into MASGSTPSPSADAAAPRAVFLDALSLGPVDLAPIAAEAHLRCWPSTSLEERLPRLQGAEVAITNKVPLDGPLLAQLPQLRLICTASTGTDQLDLRACEARGITVRHAGRYSQPSVVQITWALILELTCQLQLRREQVHSGAWQRSPVFALVEPAFDELAGGTLTVVGAGDIGRGVAAVGEAFGMTVRSITSRTPPQELEAALRQADVVSLHAPLTAASRHLINAERLAWMKATAVLVNMGRGGLIDTPALVRALQEEQLAGAALDVLEREPPGPELEPLKSVPNLILTPHIGWASRQARQRLVATLAAHLAAYRESR; encoded by the coding sequence ATGGCGTCCGGCTCCACCCCCTCCCCGTCTGCGGACGCCGCAGCCCCCCGGGCCGTGTTCCTGGATGCCCTCAGCCTCGGCCCGGTGGATCTGGCGCCGATCGCCGCCGAGGCCCACCTCCGCTGCTGGCCCAGCACCAGCCTGGAGGAACGGCTGCCGCGGCTGCAGGGGGCGGAGGTGGCGATCACCAACAAGGTGCCCCTCGATGGGCCCCTGCTGGCCCAGCTGCCGCAGCTGCGACTGATCTGCACCGCCAGCACCGGCACCGATCAGCTCGATCTGCGGGCCTGCGAGGCCCGGGGCATCACGGTGCGCCATGCGGGCCGCTACAGCCAGCCTTCGGTGGTGCAGATCACCTGGGCCCTGATCCTGGAGCTCACCTGCCAGCTGCAGCTCCGGCGCGAGCAGGTGCACTCCGGAGCCTGGCAGCGCAGCCCGGTGTTCGCCCTGGTGGAGCCGGCCTTCGACGAGCTGGCCGGCGGCACCCTAACCGTGGTGGGCGCGGGCGACATCGGCCGCGGGGTGGCGGCGGTGGGCGAAGCCTTCGGCATGACGGTGCGCTCCATCACCAGCCGGACGCCTCCCCAGGAGCTGGAGGCGGCCCTGCGCCAGGCCGACGTGGTGAGCCTGCATGCCCCCCTCACCGCCGCCAGCCGCCACCTGATCAATGCCGAGCGCCTGGCCTGGATGAAGGCCACGGCGGTGCTGGTGAACATGGGGCGCGGCGGCCTGATCGACACCCCGGCCCTGGTGCGGGCGCTGCAGGAGGAGCAGTTGGCCGGTGCCGCCCTCGATGTGCTGGAGCGGGAACCGCCGGGCCCGGAACTGGAACCGCTCAAGAGCGTGCCCAACCTGATCCTCACCCCCCACATCGGCTGGGCGTCCCGGCAGGCGCGGCAGCGGCTGGTGGCCACCCTCGCCGCCCACCTCGCGGCCTACCGGGAGAGCCGCTGA
- a CDS encoding IS5 family transposase, whose product MYRREHRDQLSFEDFFLPFGGKLSGDNRWIKLAELIPWDELEGDYAAQFCKGFGAPAKPFRMALGALIIKARMGLTDEELVEQIKENPYLQFFIGLEAFQYSAPFDPSMMVYFRKRLPDSVVNDCNERIVRHGLNVIRSSAVDEHDSSDGGGAGSAADQKIESKTPRPNQGSLLIDATCVPADIRHPTDLSLLNEGRELTETLIDAMYSQVRESFGHKPRTHRKQARQQFLAVAKKKRPRFLKIRKAIKQQLGHLKRNLANIDALTACGASLLAAGRHAYQKLLVVSELVRQQNILYRSDTRSIPARIVSLCQAHIRPIVRGKARCNVEFGAKISLSVTDEGFAFLDRLSFDPYNEGEDLKVQAQAYRRRYGCYPEVICADQIYRTRSNRAFCQRHGIRLSGPRLGRPKNDPELVAAERRQFVDDQRRRNAVEGKIGQGKRRYGLGLIREKLPATQGSSIAMNVLVMNLQKLLELLCLYFVLCWQLLVSAARALSSSSRELSCQLSGA is encoded by the coding sequence ATGTACCGACGTGAGCATCGTGATCAGCTCTCGTTCGAGGACTTCTTCCTGCCGTTTGGAGGAAAGCTCTCTGGTGACAATCGCTGGATCAAGCTGGCTGAGCTGATCCCATGGGATGAGCTGGAAGGTGACTATGCAGCTCAGTTCTGCAAGGGCTTTGGCGCCCCGGCAAAGCCATTTCGCATGGCACTGGGCGCCCTGATCATCAAGGCCCGCATGGGGCTGACTGATGAAGAACTGGTTGAGCAAATCAAAGAGAACCCCTATCTCCAGTTCTTCATCGGCCTGGAGGCATTTCAGTACTCGGCTCCGTTTGACCCATCAATGATGGTGTACTTCCGGAAGCGGCTGCCAGATTCGGTCGTGAATGACTGCAATGAACGAATCGTGCGTCACGGTCTGAACGTGATCCGTTCGTCTGCAGTTGATGAGCACGACAGCAGCGATGGAGGCGGAGCCGGGAGCGCAGCTGATCAGAAGATTGAATCCAAAACGCCACGGCCAAATCAGGGGTCACTGCTGATTGATGCGACATGCGTTCCGGCAGATATTCGGCATCCAACGGATCTCTCGCTGCTCAATGAAGGCCGAGAGCTCACCGAGACTCTGATCGATGCCATGTATTCGCAGGTCAGAGAGTCCTTTGGTCACAAACCACGAACGCATCGGAAGCAGGCCAGGCAGCAGTTCCTCGCCGTGGCCAAGAAAAAACGCCCTCGGTTTCTCAAGATCCGCAAAGCGATCAAGCAACAGCTTGGGCATCTCAAGCGCAACCTTGCCAACATTGACGCCCTGACAGCCTGTGGCGCAAGCCTTCTGGCGGCTGGGCGGCATGCCTATCAGAAGCTGTTGGTTGTCAGTGAGCTGGTCCGCCAGCAGAACATTCTCTATCGCTCAGACACCAGAAGTATTCCCGCTCGCATCGTCAGCCTCTGTCAAGCGCACATCAGGCCAATTGTTCGCGGCAAGGCGAGGTGCAATGTTGAGTTCGGCGCCAAGATCTCACTTTCTGTCACCGATGAAGGATTTGCTTTCCTGGATCGGCTGAGCTTTGACCCCTACAACGAAGGGGAAGATCTGAAAGTTCAGGCCCAAGCCTATCGTCGTCGATACGGCTGCTATCCGGAGGTGATCTGCGCTGATCAGATCTACCGCACAAGATCAAATCGGGCATTCTGCCAGCGTCACGGCATTCGGCTGAGTGGGCCTCGTCTTGGTCGCCCGAAGAATGATCCGGAGTTGGTGGCAGCCGAGAGGCGGCAGTTCGTTGATGATCAAAGGCGGCGCAATGCTGTTGAAGGCAAGATCGGTCAAGGCAAGCGTCGCTATGGATTGGGATTGATCCGAGAGAAACTGCCGGCAACACAGGGTTCATCCATCGCGATGAATGTCCTGGTCATGAACCTCCAGAAGCTCCTGGAGCTTCTTTGTCTCTATTTTGTGCTCTGCTGGCAACTCTTGGTCTCCGCCGCACGGGCTCTGAGCTCCAGCAGCAGAGAGCTGAGTTGTCAGCTCAGCGGGGCCTGA
- a CDS encoding HAD family phosphatase — MVRTLLPSLLLAPLLWMAPLAAATANPAVPTDQPLPSWREGSARQRILEFVAAVTTPGAPGFVAPAERIAVFDNDGTLWSEQPMYIQLAFAIDRARQLAATDPTLLENPAIAQAVAPGQDRDLSSLGMAGILELVGLTHAGLSTEAFSAVVREWFATARHPRTGRPYTEMAYLPMQELLAYLRSQGFRTYLVSAGGTAFMRVVGEELYGVPPEQVIGSRIKTHYRAKDGAVSILRLPEPELINDGPAKPLAIEALIGRRPLAAFGNSDGDVEMLEWTTAGAGPRLGVLVHHDDGEREVAYDKASPIGRLDRGLSEAPGRGWILVSMRRDWLRVFADPSGE, encoded by the coding sequence ATGGTCCGTACCCTGCTTCCCTCCCTCCTGCTCGCCCCGCTGCTCTGGATGGCACCCCTCGCCGCCGCCACCGCCAACCCCGCCGTCCCCACCGACCAACCGCTTCCCTCCTGGCGTGAGGGCAGCGCCAGGCAGCGGATCCTGGAGTTCGTGGCGGCCGTCACCACGCCTGGTGCCCCGGGTTTCGTGGCGCCGGCGGAGCGGATCGCCGTGTTCGACAACGACGGCACGCTCTGGTCGGAGCAGCCCATGTACATCCAGCTGGCCTTCGCCATCGATCGGGCGCGCCAGCTCGCCGCCACCGATCCCACCCTGCTGGAGAACCCCGCCATCGCCCAGGCCGTGGCTCCTGGCCAGGACCGCGACCTCAGCAGCCTCGGCATGGCCGGGATCCTGGAGCTGGTGGGGCTCACCCATGCGGGCCTCAGCACCGAAGCCTTCAGTGCCGTGGTGCGGGAGTGGTTCGCCACGGCCCGGCACCCGCGCACCGGGCGCCCCTACACGGAGATGGCCTATCTGCCGATGCAGGAGCTGCTCGCCTACCTGCGCAGCCAGGGCTTCCGCACCTACCTGGTGTCGGCCGGGGGCACCGCCTTCATGCGCGTGGTGGGCGAGGAGTTGTATGGCGTGCCGCCGGAGCAGGTGATCGGCTCCCGGATCAAAACCCACTACAGGGCGAAGGACGGCGCCGTGTCGATTCTGCGGCTGCCCGAGCCTGAGCTGATCAACGACGGGCCCGCCAAGCCGCTGGCCATCGAGGCCCTGATCGGCCGCCGGCCCCTGGCGGCCTTCGGCAATTCCGATGGCGACGTCGAGATGCTGGAGTGGACCACCGCCGGCGCCGGCCCCCGCCTCGGCGTGCTGGTGCACCACGACGACGGTGAGCGGGAGGTGGCCTATGACAAGGCGTCACCCATCGGCCGGCTGGACCGCGGCCTCAGCGAGGCTCCGGGGCGGGGCTGGATCCTGGTGAGCATGCGCCGCGACTGGCTGCGGGTGTTTGCGGATCCCTCAGGCGAGTGA
- a CDS encoding helix-turn-helix domain-containing protein → MPDPLTVEGVESLQALLARGGLAVTVTQLARGRLGGDLLALQLGPLQLLRIRLDRAIHCAGPKPAERQLVSLDLARSPNDHATSAAAIRSHGQPLLPRALFGLSASGEIHLTTFGRCDLALLIIERREFLRRAERLGCPVLEEVLARNWLAVEPVRFSRLRRYLHQLLGALEAAPTLQQVSGFEALVSGDLIPLVLEALVHGWDGASRLARAPSRIELVKAAQHWMEAHPGQPIQLEGLCREVHTSRRSLIQGFREHLGMGPMTYLRLQRLHGIRRNLLEAEPDQTTIGALATAWGFLNPGHFARQYAELFGERPSDTLASNRK, encoded by the coding sequence ATGCCCGATCCGCTGACGGTTGAAGGAGTCGAGAGCCTCCAGGCGCTGCTGGCCCGCGGTGGCCTGGCGGTGACGGTGACCCAGCTCGCCAGGGGCAGGCTGGGTGGAGATCTGCTCGCGCTCCAGCTGGGGCCGCTGCAGCTGCTGCGCATCCGCCTCGATCGGGCCATCCACTGCGCCGGCCCCAAACCGGCTGAGCGCCAACTGGTGAGCCTCGATCTGGCCAGGAGCCCCAACGACCATGCCACGTCGGCCGCCGCGATCCGCAGCCATGGCCAGCCCCTGCTGCCCAGGGCCCTGTTCGGGCTCTCCGCCAGCGGCGAGATCCATCTCACCACCTTCGGCCGGTGCGACCTGGCGCTGCTGATCATCGAGCGGCGGGAGTTTCTGCGCCGGGCGGAGCGGCTCGGCTGCCCGGTGCTGGAGGAGGTCCTGGCCCGCAACTGGCTCGCTGTGGAGCCCGTGCGGTTCTCTCGGCTGCGGCGGTACCTGCACCAGCTGCTCGGGGCACTCGAGGCTGCCCCGACCCTGCAGCAGGTGAGCGGGTTCGAGGCGCTGGTGAGCGGGGATCTGATCCCCCTGGTGCTGGAAGCCCTCGTGCATGGTTGGGATGGCGCCAGTCGGCTGGCGCGGGCCCCCTCACGGATCGAGCTGGTGAAGGCGGCCCAGCACTGGATGGAGGCCCACCCAGGCCAGCCGATCCAGCTCGAGGGCCTCTGCCGGGAGGTGCACACGAGCCGCCGCAGCCTGATCCAGGGCTTCCGGGAGCACCTGGGGATGGGTCCGATGACCTACCTGCGGCTTCAGCGCCTGCACGGCATCCGCCGCAACCTCCTGGAGGCCGAGCCAGACCAGACGACGATCGGCGCCCTCGCCACCGCATGGGGCTTTCTCAACCCGGGCCACTTCGCCCGGCAGTATGCCGAGCTGTTCGGGGAGCGGCCCTCCGACACCCTGGCGAGCAACCGGAAATGA